A single Plasmodium sp. gorilla clade G2 genome assembly, chromosome: 7 DNA region contains:
- a CDS encoding Cg2 protein, with product MMASDEHDEYKDYKCISYGLLLKKIAKRSINDWFFFCERVDNDSGENYDYLRSALIQYCRHMRECFLKILEIDKYRERNKEINDLIKYILESKQTYEEFKTKYQYDLYMTKLKTIPLQINENNILCAIDILSTKRYTRFPLLFKEILKNPNECFLPNLNKYQMNILKKRIIDEFLINYYISKIPKKKVHFIFSNGILDLEIINEVRISLISDFLNVKILNVDILFLHTMNLSESHNLILSNLINYHLLQKQQQCYSNYITSKEQMNEKEDISTGRMQQIEGAKKFEGYLSQWDDKIEKDKNGGDKMSDNKSSGVDKTSDNKSSGVDKTSDNSYSSDNSHYSDNSHYSDKSHYSDNSYSSDKSHYSDKSHDGDDKTYELNNFIDYILKKEKKKERCHYEKNNNIEKYYLQNVSTKKAQLKLSDIFYEIYKLSHFYCSIQILEFYKGCINQYNSYNYKKKKFQLYKVFKNNNIEYTPSCYNYTLNDNDVFLHLDIQLYDIDLTDSIIYTYFKKRKYNTPIFINEMNKNKIILKFILNNLNGNIQVFVWPFSYFNNKNEKNNKNEKNEKNKKNIIFKNILSYYEYVICFYMKKKIKNILSYNPYYIHIENWYNKIGYCIVFFLFSILKIFSTCHDDTTLLLSRKHIYYLKDSLEKSEYSYKTGVINIHDLLLDYFFDLHFIKEELKCEDIHGHMQIKDIHGNIQIKEIDDHSNYQQNNNILNFLTLINLKKENENSYILRYTFYNQKIDLFINMIKEKLVFKCHWDSDIFINMISLSYNLKLIIYILYLLKYYSSYIYLYKFLKERFQVRPGKMENFTFNKKDLYPNVFFHKLMLYYFLKKSDYSSNLVITKFLEQFFSYIDFYFYIYSGEQINLEAQLKRELERGEIINNVKKLDGNVNKLDENMNRYDDNMNRYDDNMNRYDHNINTYDDNINTYDDNINPYDDNMNKHTNHLNDKDNHNNKNIFIENTISDKQNFSYRKNFVSVFYYTLYVNKNTPLLLCILIERGYIFCTYIIITFENMKKENIEKENAGGTYEEDMNKTFKKNNSFIIPLIHKKYILSSDMHLYFDSLKDLIDNYSNMFINLYNILKVNFYCPLFSDAFDFSTHIMMNGKDKKRKDEMKNVRGINMKMDEQKGYIDNNIHNNNDNNNNNDSINNNNTPCFIYQFFGEHNYINFIRQKKKCALDLQYYINKKKNKNCYEYPENYINNYMLHLYTLLNKEYAMNNDYDMNKQGNHNKLNYLLIKMDNTGSLFFKIPIKEKRYMKINNLDVIKNRELFIYHKCLVINMKLEKKTKKNKCNNEIQNDHNGSINSACIIQKNKLLNNEDKINNIKDMNVMNKDSCCNIVSDEKDKEHISNNITTSNENKINNWVLIKKMYILLNDECTKLNILTIFSCIIKSCYALYFSNELYYLENKIMPSIFVVRNSHICNIDITYYCNYNKDITCFISLNFLNNDYDDDDNNIKNELYKNNNNNIIEKEEILNNSHNTFKRHSINDMRTFSTFNDILKKLLFIDISVKNPINCLNKIYIKEKNNLYLYLEKKKSIFNLLKLICFTYEFHHYFYILINKTNEHLRNIHFLNIIDPSILFDIQYENLFTINLICKDIYIYNSNLSFYILLHPEYYSKILIIPYLITYYNKNHRNEVSIIKKKNYFFKNFKCDDLFKNKQQNYNDSFVNIERDGQIIQENLSSAYSFHIDTLLNNQNVCIDNMDEEDLFIYLFLNYCNLINFNITNNNLSQDCYDKISDLNKTKNKNEENFWSSPPTNVLTTKFDEVLLFSSNYLKVFEEYEIFISNIKYLLKIKNKIISSELFFFSPYFLPTILYNVFEFLRILGVWLTLICRLKNDYKDITLRRDKNISNIFQYITARKNKNPCDHEPNSGETNMNTDDDNNNNNNTIKKEESDNQNDHIYIHLIWNIYNVRTLYIERLKNDRKINNSKRNYETFHNNINEIFNDDTNCKNRNVEDNKEETIEDIMKYKKLKTNEDDQKVDNVCIQVTDNNIIQINEEKKKQKTENKEYTKNEEEDNINLINQNDNMYIYSLINNTLILNNIDIKKWKYLINSYCFNNFIMFLQTTKNKYLIDKSLIKKAFFLRSLKFDDFNDIKSYYNKVKKINYCDHNYKNDKLDMSQQYIQYIKEDQKDKELINFDHIINYMTNNIWKSQIHYLSHGISLYFENVGEEVDEDDAWFYCLQKKKKINTDMNKNVDDNKNVDDNKNVDDNKNIDDNKNVDDNKNVDDNKNIDNNKNIDNNKNIDNHQNIDNHQNIDNHQNIDNHKNIYTHQSNDDGGECSSNFFILYNDNILKEKCEINCSLNIIYKYVRIWLLRLKLQDVDVFFYIMNEIINDKKKICEFSSLVFNSVLSYYEHLYFWLSTNTDVLCSPFIETQFSMREEKDIIDDNINNVEKSDLFLKNKKKKEIKNNDKKFLEINIPLIIKEKVDEKNVHMENILKYNNNDLKIIYNDMNNSMDILLNNEDDKENINNYINNNMKNMNDNSNYKNKDINSNMLNNLNYSTINYNNIKINYKIWRYMPSPFKIISYNKNKLDILNKNNDHIILSFQISSLPVKNLKDVYINNEPFIKFLVTNNIDLNIAHERVMNILQTYNLKPNYSLVATQTILHISTFELLLKANQKKE from the coding sequence atgatggCAAGTGATGAGCATGATGAATATAAGGATTACAAATGCATAAGTTATGgtcttcttttaaaaaagataGCTAAGAGATCTATCAATgattggttttttttttgtgagaGAGTTGATAATGATAGTGGAGaaaattatgattatttaagAAGTGCATTAATACAATATTGTCGACATATGAGAGaatgttttttaaaaatattagaaataGATAAATATCGAGAACgtaataaagaaattaatgatttaattaaatatatacttgAGAGTAAACAAACATATGAAGAATTCAAAACAAAATATcaatatgatttatatatgacaaaattaaaaacaattcctttacaaataaatgaaaataatatattatgtgctatagatatattatcaacaaaaagatatacaagatttcctttattatttaaagaaatattaaaaaatccGAATGAATGTTTTTTAcctaatttaaataaatatcaaatgaatattttgaaaaaaagaataatagaTGAATtcttaattaattattatatatctaaaataccaaaaaaaaaagtacattttattttttcaaatggTATTTTAGatttagaaataataaatgaagtTAGGATATCTCTTATTAGTGACtttttaaatgtaaaaatattaaatgtagacatattatttttacatactATGAATCTGAGTGAATCACACAATCTTATATTAAGCAATCTAATAAATTATCATCTGCTTCAAAAACAGCAACAGTGTTATAGTAACTATATAACATCTAAAGAACAAATGAATGAAAAAGAGGATATATCAACAGGTCGCATGCAACAAATCGAAGGAGCAAAAAAGTTTGAGGGTTATCTATCTCAATGGGATGACAAGATAGAAAAGGATAAAAATGGTGGTGATAAAATGAGTGATAATAAAAGTAGTGGTGTTGATAAAACGAGTGATAATAAAAGTAGTGGTGTTGATAAAACGAGTGATAATTCATATAGTAGTGATAATTCTCATTATAGTGATAATTCTCATTATAGTGATAAATCTCATTATAGTGATAATTCATATAGTAGTGATAAATCTCATTATAGTGATAAATCTCATGATGGTGATGATAAAACttatgaattaaataattttatagattatatacttaaaaaagaaaaaaagaaagaaagatgtcattatgaaaaaaataataatattgaaaaatattatctaCAAAATGTAAGTACAAAAAAAGCACAATTAAAACTTagtgatatattttatgaaatttATAAGCTTAGTCATTTTTATTGTAGTATTCAAATATTAGAATTTTATAAAGGTTGTATAAATCaatataattcttataattataaaaaaaagaaatttcaattatataaagtattcaaaaataataatatcgaATACACACCTTCTTGTTATAATTACacattaaatgataatgatgtaTTTTTACATTTGGATATACAATTATATGACATTGATTTAACAgattctattatatatacatattttaagaaaagaaaatataatacaccaatttttataaatgaaatgaataaaaataaaattattttaaaatttattttaaataatttaaatggaAATATTCAAGTTTTTGTGTGGCCATTTagttattttaataataaaaatgaaaaaaataataaaaatgaaaaaaatgaaaaaaataaaaaaaatattatttttaaaaatattttatcatattatgaatatgtaatctgtttttatatgaagaaaaaaattaaaaacattttatCTTATAAtccttattatattcatatagaAAATTGGTATAACAAAATTGGTTATTGCAttgtattctttttattttctatactGAAAATTTTTTCTACTTGTCATGATGATACGACTTTACTCTTATCTAGGAagcacatatattatttaaaggaTTCCTTAGAAAAAAGTGAGTATTCATATAAAACCGgtgtaataaatatacatgatTTATTGttagattatttttttgatttacattttataaagGAGGAGTTAAAATGTGAAGATATACATGGACACATGCAAATTAAAGATATACATGGAAATATTCAAATTAAAGAAATAGATGACCATAGTAATTATCAacagaataataatatattaaactttttaacattaattaatttgaagaaagaaaatgaaaactcatatatattaagatatacattttataatcaaaaaattgatttatttataaatatgataaaagaaAAGTTAGTATTTAAATGTCACTGGGATagtgatatatttataaatatgattagTTTatcttataatttaaaattgattatatatatattatatttattgaaatattattcttcatatatttatttatacaaatttttaaaagaacgATTTCAAGTAAGACCTGGTAAAATGGAAAATTttacttttaataaaaaggatTTATATCcaaatgttttttttcacaaattaatgttatattattttttaaagaaatcGGACTATTCATCTAATCTGGtaataacaaaatttttggagcaatttttttcttatattgatttttatttttatatttattcggGTGAGCAAATTAATTTGGAGGCACAACTAAAAAGGGAATTGGAAAGGggggaaataataaataatgtgAAAAAGTTGGATGGAAATGTGAATAAATTGGATGAAAATATGAACagatatgatgataatatgaacagatatgatgataatatgaacagATATGACCATAATATTAACacatatgatgataatattaacacatatgatgataatattaacccatatgatgataatatgaataaacatACAAATCATTTGAATGACAaagataatcataataataaaaacatatttatagaaAACACCATAAGTGATAAACAGAATTTCTCttatagaaaaaattttgtatccgtcttttattatactttatatgtaaataaaaatacaccCTTACTATTATGCATATTAATAGAAAGAGGCTACATATTTTGcacttatattattataacatttgaaaatatgaaaaaagaaaatatagaaaaagaaaatgcaGGAGGTACATATGAAGAAGATATGAATAagacatttaaaaaaaataatagtttTATAATACCCttaattcataaaaaatatattctttccTCAGACatgcatttatattttgatagtTTGAAAGATTTGATTGATAATTATTctaatatgtttattaatttatataatatattaaaagttaATTTTTACTGTCCCTTATTTTCTGATGCTTTTGATTTTTCAACGCATATAATGATGAATGGAAAGGACAAGAAAAGAAAGGATGAAATGAAGAATGTGAGAGGAATTAATATGAAAATGGATGAACAAAAAGGATATATAGacaataatattcataataataatgataataataataataatgatagtattaataataataatacaccTTGTTTTATTTACCAATTTTTTGGTgaacataattatattaattttataaggcaaaagaaaaaatgtgCCCTAGatttacaatattatataaataaaaagaaaaataaaaattgttaTGAATACccagaaaattatattaataattatatgttacatttatatacattattaaataaagaatatgcTATGAATAATGATTACGACATGAACAAGCAAGGTAaccataataaattaaattaccttttaataaaaatggataATACTGgttctcttttttttaaaataccaataaaagaaaaaagatatatgaaaataaataatttggatgtgataaaaaatagggagttattcatatatcataaatgtttagttataaatatgaaactggaaaaaaaaacaaaaaaaaataaatgtaacaATGAAATACAAAATGATCATAATGGTAGTATAAATTCTGCATgcataatacaaaaaaataaattacttaacaatgaagataaaataaataacattaAAGATATGAATGTGATGAATAAAGATTCATGTTGTAATATAGTTAGTGatgaaaaagataaagaacatatatcaaataatataacaacatcgaatgaaaataaaataaataattgggttttaattaaaaaaatgtatatattattaaatgatgaatgtactaaattaaatattttaactaTATTTTCATGTATCATAAAAAGTTGTTAtgctttatatttttcaaacgagctttattatttagaaaataaaataatgccTTCCATTTTTGTTGTTAGAAATAgtcatatatgtaatattgatattacatattattgtaattataataaagatataacaTGCTTTATAAgtttaaattttttgaataatgattatgatgatgatgataataatataaaaaatgaattatataaaaacaataataataatattatagaaaaagaagaaatattaaataatagtCATAATACATTTAAAAGACACAGTATAAATGATATGAGAACATTTTCTActtttaatgatatattaaagaaattattatttattgataTATCTGTTAAGAATCCAATTAATTGTTTAAACAAGatttatattaaagaaaaaaataatttatatttatatttagaaaaaaaaaaaagtatatttaatttattaaaattaatatgtttTACATATGaatttcatcattatttttatattttaataaataaaacaaatgaacATTTAAGAAATATACATTTCTTAAATATTATAGATCCTTCCATCTTATTTGATATTCAATATGAAAATCTATTTACAATAAATCTTATAtgtaaagatatatatatatataatagtaatttatctttttatattttattacatcCTGAATATTATTCTAAAATTCTAATCATACCGTATTTAATaacttattataataaaaatcataGGAATGAAGTGAGCatcatcaaaaaaaaaaattatttttttaaaaattttaaatgtgATGAtttattcaaaaataaacagcaaaattataatgattcATTTGTCAATATAGAAAGGGATGGACAAATAATACAAGAAAATTTGTCATCAGCTTATTCATTTCATATAGATACTTTATTGAATAATCAAAATGTATGTATTGATAATATGGATGAAGaagatttatttatttatttatttttaaactattgtaatttaataaattttaatataacgAATAATAATTTGTCACAAGATTGTTATGATAAGATATCagatttaaataaaacaaaaaataagaatgaagaaaatttttGGTCTTCTCCACCTACAAATGTGCTTACTACTAAATTTGATGaggtattattattttcatcaaatTATTTGAAGGTTTTTGAAGAATATGagatatttatatcaaatataaaatatttattaaaaataaaaaataagataatATCATCAgaactattttttttctctccaTATTTTCTTCCtaccatattatataatgtatttgAATTTTTAAGGATACTTGGAGTGTGGCTAACATTAATATGTCGACTAAAAAATGATTACAAAGATATAACATTAAGAcgtgataaaaatataagtaatatatttcaatatatcACAGCTAGAAAGAATAAGAACCCTTGTGATCATGAACCCAATTCTGGTGAAACAAATATGAATACAGatgatgacaataataataataataatacaataaaaaaagaagaaagtgATAATCAGAAtgatcatatttatatacatttaatatggaatatatataatgttagaacattatatatagaaagattaaaaaatgatagaaAGATAAATAATTCCAAGAGGAATTATGAAAcgtttcataataatatcaatgaaatatttaatgatgatactaattgtaaaaatagaaatgtagaagataataaagaagaaactATAGAAgatattatgaaatataaaaaattaaaaacaaatgaaGATGATCAAAAGGTTGATAATGTATGTATACAAGTaacagataataatataattcagataaatgaagaaaaaaaaaaacaaaaaacagaaaacaaagaatatacaaaaaatgaagaagaagataatataaatttaataaatcagaatgacaatatgtatatatattcattgaTAAATAATACACTCATTTTGAATAAcatagatataaaaaaatggaaatatcTTATAAACTCATattgttttaataattttataatgtttttacagacaacaaaaaataaatatttgatTGATAAAAGTTTGATAAAAAAagcattttttttaagaagtTTAAAATTTGATGATTTCAATGATATAAAatcttattataataaggtaaagaaaattaattattGTGATCATAATTATAAGAATGATAAATTGGATATGTCACAACagtatatacaatatattaaagaGGATCAAAAGGATAAGGAACTTATAAATTTtgatcatattattaattatatgactaataatatatggaaaTCTCAAATACATTATTTGTCTCATGGAATTAGCTTATACTTTGAAAATGTGGGAGAGGAGGTTGATGAGGACGATGCTTGGTTTTATTgtcttcaaaaaaaaaaaaaaataaatactgatatgaataaaaatgtggatgacaataaaaatgtggatgacaataaaaatgtggatgacaataaaaatatagatgacaataaaaatgtagatgacaataaaaatgtggatgacaataaaaatatagataacaataaaaatatagataacaataaaaatatagataaccatcaaaatatagataaccatcaaaatatagataaccatcaaaatatagataaccataaaaatatttatacccATCAAAGTAATGATGATGGTGGGGAGTGCTCATCGAATTTTTTCATcctatataatgataatattttaaaagaaaagtgTGAAATAAATTGctcattaaatataatatataaatatgtgagAATATGGTTATTAAGATTAAAGTTACAAGATGttgatgtttttttttatataatgaatgaaataattaatgataaaaaaaagatttgtgaattttcttcattagtTTTTAATTCTGTTTTATCTTATTAtgaacatttatatttttggcTATCAACTAATACAGATGTTTTGTGTTCCCCTTTTATAGAAACACAATTTAGTATGAGAGAAGAGAAAGATATCatagatgataatataaataatgttgaAAAATCAgatttgtttttaaaaaataaaaaaaaaaaagaaataaaaaataatgataagaaatttcttgaaataaatattccattaataataaaagagaaaGTTGATGAGAAAAATGTTCATATggagaatatattaaaatataataataatgatttaaaaataatatataatgatatgaataattcaatggatatattattaaataatgaagatgataaagaaaatataaataattatataaataataatatgaaaaatatgaatgataattcaaattataaaaataaagatataaattcaaatatgttaaataatttaaattattctactattaattataataatattaaaattaattataaaatatggaGATATATGCCTAGTccattcaaaataatatcatataataaaaataaattagatatattaaataaaaataatgatcatATCATTTTAAGTTTTCAAATTTCTTCTTTACctgtaaaaaatttaaaagatgtatatataaataatgaaccATTTATTAAATTCCTTGTAACGAATAATATTGATTTAAATATAGCTCATGAAAGagttatgaatattttacaaacatataatttaaaaccAAACTATTCATTAGTAGCGACACAAACTATTCTCCACATTTCAACATTTGAATTATTGCTCAAGGCTAATCAAAAAAAGGAATGa